CTAAATCAGGAAATCAGCTACAAGTCCTTCATTTTAGTCCAGTCAGACAAGATTTATTGGAGGGCAAGAGTTCTCTCGATGCTTTTGGTTTGTCTTTGGACGTacaattttcattttgattaCTTGTTGCAGGTTGATAGAAGATACAAGCAGTATTATCATCAAATGCAGATCGTGGTGTCATCTTTTGATGTGATAGCGGGATGTGGTGCGGCTAAACCTTATACAGCACTGGCACTACATACTATCTCCCATCACTTCCGCTGTTTGCGTGATGCAATCAGTAGCCAGCTTCGAGTGACACAGAGGAGCCTTGGGGAGCAAGATACTTCAGGAAACAGCAAGGGGGTTGCAATATCACGCCTACGTTATGTGGACCAGCAGCTCAAGCAGCAGAGGACTCTTCAGCACCTTGGTATGATGCAGCAACATGCTTGGAGGCCACAGAGAGGGCTTCCTGAGAGCTCGGTTTCTATTCTTCGTGCTTGGCTGTTTGAGCATTTCCTTCATCCGTAAATCCCTCAAAActgcttctctttttcttttccccctcaCTTTTCTATACTAGATATTCCAATGCACTTGATGGCCTGATTTCTTTGCTAATTTAATGTGCACCAGCTACCCGAAGGATTCTGATAAAATCATGCTAGCTCGGCAGACAGGCTTAACAAGAAGTCAGGTAAATgagtaaaacagaaaaataaaaatttaatctATGTACTAGTTGATTACAGAACAGCCTTCCAATAATGGTAACAATGCATATGTGACAAGTTTGAGGGTCCACCATTCAGTGGGTAATATATCTCCTGTGCGTGATATTTCCTCTGATATATCGAGTGGTGGGTCTCTTTTAAATGTACACAtgttccccttttcattttGGTAGTAGGTGGTAGGATATCCTTACCACTGATTTTTGATGGGTGGCTAAATCTCATTAGAAACAATATCAAATCCGAGTTAatgcctttattttttatttttggcggGCTCAGGTGTCGAATTGGTTTATAAATGCACGGGTTCGACTTTGGAAGCCTATGGTTGAGGAGATGTACAAAGAAGAGACTGTAGACACTGAGATGGATTCAAATTCTTCATCTGAAAATGCACCAAAAGCAGTGAGGGATGATGATAACAAGGCACCGGAGGAAAAGGGAGAAGATTTTCAGCAAATTGTGAAGTCTGCGATGATTGATAGATTCCATCCTGAACCATTTCATGACACCAAATCCAATCTTGCCCCTGATGTAGAAATGGCTGGACCGGCACTAGAAGCTCCGTTTCAAGATGATACCCATGAAGGAGATGATACTGATTACGGTGCGATGAAACTTAGAGGGGATCAAAGACCCAATTTGGATGATTGTAACCTTTTCCAGGATGCTTTTGTTCAGTCTGACAGGAATGGTAGTGGGAGGTTCATAGCAGCTGCTGCTGCATATGAGATGGCAGAGTTGGGGAGGTTTGGTGGCAGCAGTGGTGTGTCACTCACTTTGGGGTTGCAGCACTGTGATGGTAGTGGCTTACCCATGTCTGGTGGCACCCCTCATAATTTTGTCACATTGAGAAGTGATGAAATGTACAATGCAGGAGCTACCTCCGGGGGCCCTGATACGGGTGATTATGACTCTGTGGATCCTGAGAACCGACGACAAAGGTTCGGTTCCTCACATCTATTCCATGATTTTGTAGCCTAAGGTGATGCTAGATTCGTAGATCCATGGTAGAAACATGAGCTCTTCTCAAGGAggtggaagaaaaaataaagttacTAATAATAATGCCAGGACATAGGTTATCATTCATCCTGCAAGCAAACTGTTAATGAAACTTAGTATGAAAGAAAGATGGATATGACAAAACACAGCTGTGTAGTATAGCTAGAGATTGGTGGGGAGGTAGCATATTTGTAaagatgtattttttttccatttttgtgtaATATGTGAAGAAAGAATTGGTACAATTATTTTCATATGGGATTGAAAAGAGAGTGGCTTCATCTCATTAAGAGTGAGAGGTGGATAAAAACTGTCGCTTCAAAGAATTCAGGACAATCTAAATATCTTCAAATGCTTGCTTTAGGTATTCAACCTTTCACTCTATTAAATCAGAAACATTTTAGGAGGAAGTTTTCCTCTGTGGTGAAGGAAAGTACACCTATTTAGGTTCATTATTACTTTGCAGGTCAAAATTATCCCTCCCCTCAAAATGATATTTATCTCATTACTACAATGACTCATGGTGAAGGGATTCTTGTTCACCATTAATGAAGGAAACTGGGTCCAACATCTTAAGGAATCTGATCGCATTGGATTCCATTCGAAATCAACCGAGCCCAACCATTTGACACCATGTGTGATTGTATTAGTAGTATTGGTAAATGCAAAGACAAGAAGGCAACAGAAATCCGTTTCTTTTCAGTTGCAAAAGACAGTAAGGACTAAAGAGGGACCACTGCAGGCAATCAACCTTGGCTACGTGGAACTATTTCCATTTTCTTGCTTACCCATGACCCATGCTGCAATTTACTTCGCTCTCCCATTTTCAAAGGGTTTTCATCACTTTGCCTAGTGAGAAGTATAACACTTCACTATTTGTCACATGGTAGTTCATAAATTAGTCCATATTAGTAAGCATCTCGTTGGtataatttcaaagaaaagtagatgaaattacaaaagatggcattttgtattttatattcatctctatttgatggcattttgataattttactaaaactttgaatcagaGTTTTAGCAACTTTCCTTGCTTAAAATCTCTTGTTTACTTTCGACTAAAATTTGGCTATTGAGATGTATTTGGGATCATCAATCACACTAAAACATGTATTGTCAAATGGCAAATGCTGAAACATTATAGCGATAACTAGAATGAACCCTGAAAATGGAGGTGACGGTTGAGAATCCACACCagtgacctctctctctctctctctcaaacaaacaaacaaacacacattcctttttttttttttttttttttttttttttctcttttggtaaAAACAGACACATTCATGGTGGAGAAGAGAAGGTTACCCTAATTTTTTATCCTATGGCTGATGCTTTATGTTCATAGAGTGGAGTCATCAAGTATGGACTATGGAGTATGGAACATAGAAGAGTAAAAGCTAAAATCTCTTCCTCCAAAAGTTcattttttcttagaaaaatcTTTCTCCAAATGTGAATACCTCAATCTATTGCTGTGTCTCACCGACCAAAAAGCCCAAAAAACAGCAAATTCAAACTGAAAGCTGAGAAACCCCAGGAGAGAATCAGAATACACTTGCCTTAAAATATtgtaattgaaaattgaaaatgacTTCTCCCCCAAACAAAAGATACCCGTTAAACCAAAAGACAAAGAGTACGGAAATCAGAGGACAACTGTGGAATCCccagaagaaatgaaaaaaaatggtaatcATCGCAAACCAAATCAGACCCGGACACTCTCTCACACCCAGAATCATTGCCTCTCGTTCTCTAGTCTCACGGTTAGCAAAACAATGAAGCCATAGCCAAGGACAGTTCACAACTCCAACGACAACAATTCTTGATCATCTCTCTGGAAGTCTGACTCTGTTTTAATGCTAATAACTACGACTTTGAGCTTACCAGCCTCACTGCAGTGTCCTTTTCCTTTCAAAATCTCTGCAAAACTaaagaaagattaaaaaaataataaaaaatcccaatttgGGTTATGATCCTGACTTGGGGTTCACGAAAAAATAGATAAGTCTGAAACTACTGCGACTCTGCGACTCTGCGACTCTGCGACTCTGCGACGGCAAGAAGTATGGAttgcccacttttttttttctttcttgcttttacAGAGATACAGTAAACATATTTACCTGAAAGAATCGCATCTCCCAAAGTAGATATAGCGCAAAGATTTTAAAAGCTGATTTTAGCTCTTCTGCTCGTTGGTTAATTGATTTCTGCTCTTCTGCCTTCTCTCTGTTGTCTGGGACTCGAGGTCGATCATAGATGTgggaggtgggggtgggggaccATGTTTTCCTCGCTTTTTTTGGTTTCCCTTTTTAACTTTCTCAATTGCTTTGATAGAtgtaaaaccaataaaaaaatgtacGTACATTGCTTCCTGTAATTGTAAGGAAAAACTGTGGATCAAGGTTTGTAAATGTCTAGCCGAGTATACTTGCAGACGGGTATTTCCTTTCCGTCTTGAACATGGGTAGTTTTGATTCCACCATCCTGTGTTGGATttgcattcttgtgggtttTTGACAAATGGGTTCTTCCTTTACCCTGCTTTATTGGTTATTTTGATCTTTCTAGCATATAGGCTCTGCCTTTCTTTCAGTTTTTATCCTATTCCTACCTTTCAGATTGATCTTATAGTTTCATTGTTATCCATTTTCTTGGCTAAGAAGCTGAAAGAGTTCTTAATCTTCATCCTCTGCATCCAAGCATCAATAACTAGTAGCCATTGTTGCTTCCTAGTTCCAACCCTGCTGATATGGTTTCACAAGGCTCATCGGTGGATCCATCCAGTGTTCACCCGTTCACTGTCTCAGATTTAGATGTACTGCCAATCATCCAATTACTTGGAGAACGAATATCTAGATCAATAGACCTGGTTCAAGATCTGACCTTTACTGAGGAATCTGAGACCTGCCACAGGAGACATTTGATGAATCTTCTTGGAGTGGCAAACGATACTGATCATCAACAATGCCGTAGACTCTCACTAACTCTGGGTTCTCATCTCCGGTCTCCTACAAGGGTTCCTTCGACTTTGACTTCAACTTCATCCTTAAGGTACCAATCATGCTCCACTTCTTATGGACCTGAATCCTTCGCCACCATTGTTGGGTGTTCAAGATATCTGAAGCCGGCTCAGACCCTGCTCGAAGAAGTTGTTAATGTTGGGGCGAAGGATTTGGAGTCTAGTTCAGATCAACCGTTTAGATGGTTAACCCGTAATGGCAGGCGAGGAGCTCTCGATGCCTCCACCGAGTTTCAAGGAGAGCAGTACTGTAATGGGTCCTCAACCCCAGAGGAACACGAGCTCAAGATTAGAATTGTAAAGCTCATTGCTTTGTTGGATGAGGTAAGGTTCTTCATCCATTCTTGTCTACCTAACACTAAAGGAAGCTAGGAACTCGTCTCTATGGTTCGATTACTGGTTTTctttccaggttgatgccagATATGAGCATTACTACCATCAAATGGAAGAAGTGATTTCATCATTTGAAGTGGCAGCAGGTAGAGGGGCATCCAGGTCTTACACTTCTCTCGCACTCCAAGCTATGTCCAGACGCTTCAGTAACTTAAGAAACGCCATTATTGTTCAAATAAATGGGGCAAAAAGAGAACTTGACCCGAATGTAGCTGAAATCCGTAACAGTCTTTCACAAGTTGGGGTGACCCAGAACCAGAATCAAGCATGGAGATCAATGAGAGGGTTACCAGAAAATTCTGTGGCAATCCTTAGATCTTGGCTTTTTGAACATTTCCTCCATCCGTAAGTGTTTGAACcatttttttcagttttgtgttcttctttttgtttcttctaatGGGTCTTACACAGCTATCCCAAGGACTCTGAGAAGTTATTGTTGGCATCACAGACAGGCCTAACAAAGAGCCAGGTAATTCTCACActcagtttcttcttctttattattctacaggttatctttaattgttttggATTTCATAATAGTATGGAAAATGTTGTTGATGGTGGTTTCAGGTTTCAAATTGGTTTATAAATGCCCGAGTTCGGCTGTGGAAGCCTATGATAGAAGAGATGTACAATGAAGAGTTTGCAGAGTCATCATCAACAGGTAAATCGATCAGTTATGCAAAACATAAGGTTGTTAGAGACCCATTTAGGAGGATAGCATTTCAGGCTGGAGATAAAAGGATGtggaaacgcaaccctaaaacgatgcagaagataatggaaaaacaaaacaaacaatgcacacagattttacgaggttcggcaaggttgcctacgtccccggtgagatgagatcctgcttcactatcaatggagaatagggttacaatgctcttcctcacacctctccgtattgcttgcattatagagaaagaaaccctcgctacaaatatatagcggaaaaaaccctaatccggatcaaattacaatttccaacctaatccggattaaattacaattgccctcaaataaaaaattcgagcggggggctgcgcccccctacaccccctgccccccttgcaacccccacggcccgctaaccggctagcgggaccgccgtcctggctgtctaggtgctgcaccagtactccttggattaaactgcgacggaatacaagacatcatacaccaacaaaggATTGGCTGCATTGGTATGGGCTGATACCAGATCTGTGAACTATATTGAATGGTACGAACAAAGGGTATATTGGAAAGGAAAACAGTCTTTTAAAACTGAATCAGATCGGATCCTATGTCGATTCCCAATACCTGAAACCATGTTTCCCTCCACCTTGCCGAAGAAGGAATCTAGCAGGGAATTGCTTTTTTGACAACCTATGGGGGCTGTGAATAGTCCTCAACACCAATGGAAGAAGGGACTCTTTAAATGACACCTCCATAGGATTATCGAACTTTGAGATCTTCATTcgataatttattattttatttttaaatataatttaaatgAGGAGTAAATAGGGTTtaaaaaattttttgaaaatgatttattattatgttattaTGAATATTTGTCATTGTCTTGTATATTTTTCaagtacacatgtgaaatgacatgatttatttagaggagaaaaaaaataaaaaaatttaccaaaaacaaaaatttaggAGATCTTTTTATTGGCACCTCTTATTGTGTTGAATATTTGTAATCTTACTTTAGTCTTTTTAGGATAAATTCACTTTAATTTAAAatcatgtcatttcacatgcatacccaaaaaaataaatgatataGACTGAAAAAAACTTTTGGGATTAAGACAAAGGACAATCAaaataaagttacaaattataAAAACAcatatagaggtgtcatttagatAATCCGAAACAGTAATTTTACAAATTattatggagaaagttttcctaagCCCATAGAGGACGGTTGTTCACCCatcatcctagggttcacaaacccttaTAAGATTTTGAATATCTTTCGAAAATACCCTCCTAATGCCTTCTCCCTCCCATCCCACACCCACATTGAATGAATTCCCATTCTCCGTGGGTATAGGTAAACTCACTCTAACtattgtcaataagaaaatctcataaaaggaccaagttttccttcaattCCTTCTCATGCCTTAAAAGACCATAGTATGAGTTTTGTAATGAACACATCCATGTTTTAATCCCTTATTAATGCATTTTGACCATTGGAATTTGTAGGTGGACAAAAGTACACCTAAAATCCAGAATTTTATCTCCCGATGCAACTTGGTATGGTTCAAGTCCCATATCCCCTTCCACATCTTCATTGCTTGGTGGACTCTTTCTCTTTCACTGCCTCTCAACTCAGTCCTTCCTTATTCCAAAGTAGATCCCTGCCCTTCTCTTCCTTGTTGCCTTTGTTGGAGCACTaatgaagatgttgaccatctcttcttctgttgttcTTCCGTTACACGATCTGGAATGCTCTCCTCTGTAGACGTTGGCCTCATAGAAGAAGAATTTTCCCTTTATACGTGAAAGGATCTTGATGGACATACCATTTGATAGTAACACAATTTGTGACTATATGGGTAAACTTGCCATTGGAGTTGTAATTAATCATGTATGGATGAAGCACAATCTAAGAAGATGGATCTCCAACTTAAGATCTTTCCAACAGATCTAAAACACTATTTTCTTTGATATTAGAAGCAAATTATCTGTGGTCCCCATCTCAATATGCTGATTCCCCTTTAAATAGACTTATTATTGCCTCTTGGGGCCTCCCCCACTCATTCTATAGGGGAGTTTTTTATTGCtggaattctttttcttttttattctttatccCTTCTCCTTGCGAAGTTTcacttttggtaatgaatttttattcacctgaaaaagaaaaaagttggaGAACCCTCTAAAACTAATACATTTTAGAGTTACATTTTACCTCATTGTGCAATTTCATGGCCCATTTTAACAACgaataaaacaaattttatcttttattttttttttggtaaaaacaaattttatctTTAAAGGGTTTGAATTTAACATGGAACTTTTCCCGCACGGCTCCAATATATGCCACGTGGCAGGTTATATAGTTATAGATCTAGTCTAGAGGTAGACCCCTCCCGCTCAGGCTCTCTTTGAAATCCAAAACCACCAAGAAGATACATAGACTACTAAATGGATGCATAACTAAACAGGGGCAAATGAGTAAATTAGTTTAGGTTCTGAAAAATTTACATGACCAATCCAGACCATGTTTATTCTTATCTGTCCAACTGCACAATAACAAATTAGGTTCATGAAGATACCATtgtaaacaagaaagaaaaaaaaaaaaaaaaNNNNNNNNNNNNNNNNNNNNGGGGGGGGGGGTTCATTATCAATTATCAACCAATCAGCTGCTTCATTGCAGGATCGATCATACAAAGAGAGAGTTAGATAGCTACACGAAATAATTCTTCAAGGCCTAAAGATAGATTCAGCCCTCCACAGGCTGAAACCTTAAGAATGCATGAGGCCAAAATGCTATCTGCACAGGCAATAACTTTTTATTTAATCTCACCTTGGAAGTTCAGATAACTACTTCAGAAACCAATCCCAcgttaaaagaaaacaaaaatgaaaatctcagGATCTAGAAAATTACCCAAATTACAAGCACTTTCAGGATtaatagaggaagaaaaaagtTCCCTGACTGAAATTTTCAATTAAGTTGAACTAAATTCCAAGAGATACAATGGTTCACAGCACATGGAACTGTTGTAGTGTTATCTACATATTTACAAACCTCAGCCGTTGCAAAACTGAACATTGATTATCAGGAAGTATTGTAAGCATAAAAGTGAGTTTCTACTATTCTGGCTAGGCTGGGACAAAATACCACCACCAGTTATTTACAGCAATGCCTACATAGATTGAGTTATGGAcacaaaaaacccaaaacctggCATGCCAGGTCAGAGGGAGCAAAGTCCAGTCATCATCCATGtcagaaataagaaagaaagaaactccAATTAAGGAGGAAAAAGTGCAAACTTGTCAGGGCAGAAAGCTTGTCAACTTATGCAGCAGGCAGGCCCAGGCATAAGATAAAATAGTTTTCACCTGAATAAAACAAATGTTGATTTGATTAGACTACGATGATAAAGCATTTATTTACtcaatatatgtatatatatatatatataactactTAATAGGCCAAATAGGACAAAGTATACATGATCATGCAAAGAATTACTCTTAAGTAACCACTTTTCTCTATTAATGAATAAAAGTATTACTACCTTTTGTATAGGGCCTTCACATCTCTCCCCAACAAAGGGCTTTCAAGGAACAAATCCCCACATTCCCTTACGTCAACTGACTCCATTTCAAAGTCTCGATCACCACAGCATTCATTCCATTCAAACCACAACTTCGAAATTAATTCTTTCCGCAAGCAGGTGAGATGGTCTTGCTCCTCAGGAGAGTCAGCAGCAACCAATCTGTATGTATAAACCTTCCTCTTTTGGCCTGGTCGGAATGCACGGCCAATGGCTTGCCGTGTGACTGATGGGTTTagatgaacatccagaatcagTACACGAGATGCCCCAACAAGGGAGATCCCCTCACCGCATGCCTtgattgaaccaaaaaaaacCTTAGCATCAGGGGATGTGTTAAAACGGTCCATGGCACGCTCCCTCTGGTCAGGTGTAGAGTCACCAGAGATCATTAAAATTTCCTTTCCAGGGCTCCAACCCTTTGTGGTCACTATCAATCTCTCCAAGAATTTCAACGGAAGTAGATACTGACTGAAAACAAGCAGCTTTTCACCGGCAGATTCACACAAGCCCAAAAGATTAAGGAAAAACCTTGTCTTGACCCCATCCTTTACATCCATTTTCCCTATGAAGTCATCAATCTTTTCATCACTGAAGTTGACACCTCTGTCTACAGCTGTTGCAGTCCCTGAGAACTCTTTCAACTTAGGGTGCATATAAACAGCACTCCCCACAGAACATCTCTTGAATTTTTCTAAATTCTTCAGTTTTTCTACTGCATTCTTCTGTTTGCTTGTCAAATTTAAAAGCACAGTGAAGTTAACAAGACCTGGCAATTCCTCCAAGAAATCTCCCTTGTAGTAATGAAGAACGTTCTTTGTCATCTCACGGAGGTCTTGTATGACTGTTACCCTCCTTTTGAAATCTTCGTCATTTTGTAGAGTGGCTTCAACTAACTCAAAGAATGCCGATTCCACGTCATTTTTATTGAACTTCTTTTTAGCTGATATGTGAACCCTACTAAGAACACGCTTTACAATGAGACGAGAAGATTCCAACTTTAAAAATTTGGGGCGAACAAGGTTCAAAATATTGAAGACCTCCTTCACATGATTTTGAAATAAGGTGCCTGAAAGAACCACTTTTCTTGGCGTTTGCACCTTGGCAAGAGAGCTTAACACATCAGTGTCTTCATTCCTTGGTGTATGACCTTCGTCCAAGATAAGAATTGTAGGAACTTTCAGCAATATGTCATGACAAGCAGCTGCAGTTTTGCTGGTTGCACTGCCACATACAATGTTCGCAAACTGCTTGTATCCCAGAAATAAGATACCATTTTTATCTACCCATGTTTTCAAAACTTCCAACTGCTGATGCCTATTTTCTGCTTTTGAGgaataaaaatcatataaaGGTATGTCCTCCACTTGCCATCTTTTAAACTCTGTCCTCCATGTAGCCAGGATACCTTTCGGTAGTACAACCAGTGGCCTGGCTTTAGGACACCTGGCCAGGAAACTTTGCATAAAGCTTATTATCATAAAAGTCTTTCCAGATCCAGGAGCATGGGCAAGGATGCAACCTCCCGGTTTGTCTGATATTAAGTTCCTCTGCAAGAAATTGAAACCCTCAATTTGATGGGGTTTCATTTGCTGCATATGCCTTGGATGCACAGATAGTTCTTCCACAGTTAGATCTTCCTGAGACCTTTCAATTCCAGAAAATGGAGAAACCTCAGTTTGTCTACCCTTGGAATTCTGAGATTCATAGAAGTAAGTTCTTGTAGTCTTTGTGCCCTGTATGATTGAAAATTTAAGAACAACTTATACATACTCAAGCACTTTGACTTGATCAGATGCCAAACAAATAAATGTTACTAATCAATCagaaccataaaaaataaaaagaggaaagaatccTCTGCATCATATCAAATAAGTGAGGGAAAACTAGAACAATGAAAATAATGGATAGCAGATCCTTACACAGTAAGTATCCAATTCAACAGAGCAGGATATCTCTCATTAGCTTATACACCATACCTTTATCCACTGGAAGTCAAATATTGTTTCAATTCCCCTTTCTATAATGCCACAAACCCGGCAGACATATCCCAGATCATCCTTGAGAACAAAATAATGATCGCATTCTTCACCTCCTAGTCCTCCTCCTCCAATGTTTTCAAAAGCTGACTTCTCAGGAGCAGCTTCCTATCAAAATATACAACATGAATTATTAGAGTATCTAATTGGAACTTGCATGAAAATGAAAGATTCACAAGTGTATTACTAtccaaagaaatcaaaagacTCACAAGTGTATCCACTAttcaaagaaaatacaaaatcatGAAGAAGCAAATGTTGATATGCTGAAACAACATCCACACGCAGCACATTCACTATATTCTTCCCTTGCAGCAAAATTGCATGAGCACTGGCAAAAATGTCCTTAGTTTTACTTCCGTAGattgaaacaagaaagaaagatcTTAAACTCGCAACTCAAACCTTCAAACATGCTTACGGCATTTGTACCAAGTCATACATGGTCAAACTTGTGATTATAGTCGTACACAATTATCGGTCTGATTAGTCATAACCACAGTTTTTCAATCTGGACAGGGCATCGATCTGAAAAAAGGGGCTCAATTATGggtttgaccagtcaaactgtGGTTTTCTAGTAATAACAATAAGAactgtataaaaaaaaaaaaatgtacagcTATGTATCAGAATCACTTCCTAGCATGGTGGTTTGGAGAGTTAGAGCATTACCAAGAGAATATCAGATAGAATCTCCTTAGACATACCTACGCATCTGATTTTAAATTAGACAAAATGTACTTCCTGGTCTACAGAGTTTCTGTAAACCGGCAGATTGATTCCAGTTTTTGAAGAAGGTGATCCTAAGTTCAGACTGAGGTTTGGGTTTCTCCTGGTTTAACTGCTAGTTCAGTCCAGTTTCAAGAACTCCGGCTAATTTTTT
This Macadamia integrifolia cultivar HAES 741 chromosome 10, SCU_Mint_v3, whole genome shotgun sequence DNA region includes the following protein-coding sequences:
- the LOC122091648 gene encoding protein CHROMATIN REMODELING 35-like, with the protein product MGEKRSRSAVSEARLQDQTSKAPNPFFGMLEQCSPAESYSSGKKRAKILDTSGMPWMAKLHAETKCKDEKTSKVDVSDPFALPNWLEGLDRGKYGSVSKDIEDLLARKMQLLNPLLAKYPILQRSDLDIGGLFKGRPRVVCKSALASASCDIIDLEEDCRENAVPVCEDSIPFHEHGGESMGHVPGGSSSVGHEQTNQLNDLQSDSDLPIVILDSDEEDEDSIRARHASEIPLGSQKNGIGDLKNGVAVMADSKSLLHDVQYQQGNSELVDAKVDESDAVEANKSLSYWYQHVVLRKPVDEKPINDLCVREHGEENISKGEEERSGGEQVSRKEQGVYIGVQGDTISKKSNHQSDEDDGLGDVWREMTLALECSKEAAPEKSAFENIGGGGLGGEECDHYFVLKDDLGYVCRVCGIIERGIETIFDFQWIKGTKTTRTYFYESQNSKGRQTEVSPFSGIERSQEDLTVEELSVHPRHMQQMKPHQIEGFNFLQRNLISDKPGGCILAHAPGSGKTFMIISFMQSFLARCPKARPLVVLPKGILATWRTEFKRWQVEDIPLYDFYSSKAENRHQQLEVLKTWVDKNGILFLGYKQFANIVCGSATSKTAAACHDILLKVPTILILDEGHTPRNEDTDVLSSLAKVQTPRKVVLSGTLFQNHVKEVFNILNLVRPKFLKLESSRLIVKRVLSRVHISAKKKFNKNDVESAFFELVEATLQNDEDFKRRVTVIQDLREMTKNVLHYYKGDFLEELPGLVNFTVLLNLTSKQKNAVEKLKNLEKFKRCSVGSAVYMHPKLKEFSGTATAVDRGVNFSDEKIDDFIGKMDVKDGVKTRFFLNLLGLCESAGEKLLVFSQYLLPLKFLERLIVTTKGWSPGKEILMISGDSTPDQRERAMDRFNTSPDAKVFFGSIKACGEGISLVGASRVLILDVHLNPSVTRQAIGRAFRPGQKRKVYTYRLVAADSPEEQDHLTCLRKELISKLWFEWNECCGDRDFEMESVDVRECGDLFLESPLLGRDVKALYKR
- the LOC122091128 gene encoding BEL1-like homeodomain protein 11, which translates into the protein MVSQGSSVDPSSVHPFTVSDLDVLPIIQLLGERISRSIDLVQDLTFTEESETCHRRHLMNLLGVANDTDHQQCRRLSLTLGSHLRSPTRVPSTLTSTSSLRYQSCSTSYGPESFATIVGCSRYLKPAQTLLEEVVNVGAKDLESSSDQPFRWLTRNGRRGALDASTEFQGEQYCNGSSTPEEHELKIRIVKLIALLDEVDARYEHYYHQMEEVISSFEVAAGRGASRSYTSLALQAMSRRFSNLRNAIIVQINGAKRELDPNVAEIRNSLSQVGVTQNQNQAWRSMRGLPENSVAILRSWLFEHFLHPYPKDSEKLLLASQTGLTKSQVSNWFINARVRLWKPMIEEMYNEEFAESSSTGGQKYT
- the LOC122091742 gene encoding BEL1-like homeodomain protein 6 — its product is MATYFPGSSNQREVIPTLYLRDPVPTSYAEAQVPPGNMMMYLNYSSSAGSYSDSLAGNSQTQQNCVELPSMGTSESTPAQQGVLSNLVGSHLGEQQFGLWRDGRNEMMFMQPAGGSAGMQSLGGQLNSTTDDMVRGSVAEDPQMGMQTQLGILHGGQNLQGQGLSLSLSTQIPSTISVPSFQYRNSNPGFSSLLNSHISVSGDGGSGTSSGRDAESSQSKQSRNVEYLQSSFLGGNRDAIRGESLINFQCSVGPKLLHSDPSPYGLTGLASTIPNSKYLKAAQQLLEEVVNVHKALKQSESDKHQNLHGFGLKGAKETEGESNDGSQLPTTSGISSKPQESGTSNNERSPAERQDMQNKMTKLLSMLDEVDRRYKQYYHQMQIVVSSFDVIAGCGAAKPYTALALHTISHHFRCLRDAISSQLRVTQRSLGEQDTSGNSKGVAISRLRYVDQQLKQQRTLQHLGMMQQHAWRPQRGLPESSVSILRAWLFEHFLHPYPKDSDKIMLARQTGLTRSQVSNWFINARVRLWKPMVEEMYKEETVDTEMDSNSSSENAPKAVRDDDNKAPEEKGEDFQQIVKSAMIDRFHPEPFHDTKSNLAPDVEMAGPALEAPFQDDTHEGDDTDYGAMKLRGDQRPNLDDCNLFQDAFVQSDRNGSGRFIAAAAAYEMAELGRFGGSSGVSLTLGLQHCDGSGLPMSGGTPHNFVTLRSDEMYNAGATSGGPDTGDYDSVDPENRRQRFGSSHLFHDFVA